The Musa acuminata AAA Group cultivar baxijiao chromosome BXJ1-3, Cavendish_Baxijiao_AAA, whole genome shotgun sequence genome window below encodes:
- the LOC135617885 gene encoding blue copper protein-like, with protein sequence MAGCSTSAALGVLLLFCCSTWAAATDYTVGDSTGWTNGFDYSKWTTGKNFVTGDTLTFNYIAGAHTVDQVSATDYSSCSASNALSTDSNGQTTVTLSKAGTYYFICGVVGHCSNGMKVAVPVTASSTSSPSPPSSSTTTPPSAGTTPSTTTPSTNKSSPRTVSLPCVVTLTGLMLLKLLLL encoded by the exons ATGGCCGGGTGCAGCACCTCCGCAGCTCTgggagtcctcctcctcttctgttGCTCGACATGGGCCGCGGCCACCGACTACACCGTGGGAGATTCCACGGGTTGGACCAACGGGTTCGATTACTCCAAGTGGACGACCGGGAAAAACTTCGTCACCGGCGACACCCTCA CGTTCAACTATATCGCCGGAGCACACACCGTAGACCAAGTGAGCGCCACCGACTACAGCTCCTGCTCCGCCAGCAACGCCCTCAGCACCGACAGCAACGGGCAGACGACGGTCACGCTCTCCAAGGCAGGCACGTACTACTTCATCTGCGGGGTCGTCGGCCACTGCAGCAACGGGATGAAGGTGGCGGTCCCCGTCACGGCATCCTCCACCAGCTCGCCCTCCCCTCCATCCAGCTCCACCACCACCCCGCCCTCCGCCGGCACCACGCCGTCCACCACTACCCCGTCCACCAATAAATCCAGCCCCAGAACTGTCTCCCTGCCTTGCGTGGTGACGCTAACTGGGCTGATGCTGCTCAAACTGCTGCTCCTCTAG